DNA sequence from the Agrobacterium tumefaciens genome:
GATGATGAGGAGCGGCCCTGCGACAGCGCGCAGCGGCGAGCGTGTTTTCGGGATCTCTGCCGTTTCAGTCACGTCGTTCATGAGCACCGCCATCTCATTTCGCCCTTCCGAGAAGGCCGCGCGGGAACAACGTGATGATCACGATGACCGCCAGATAAAAGAAGAATTCGCCATATTCAGGGGCGAGATACCGCCCGGTCGTATCGATGGCGCCGAGCAGCAGGCAGGCGATCAGCGCGCCGGGGATGGAGCCCGCGCCGCCGACCGAGACCACCACGAGGAAGGTGACCATATAGCGCAGCGCATAATAGGGTTCGACCGGCAGCAGTTCCGCGCCGATGACGCCGCCCATTGCGGCAAGACCGACGGCGATGGCGAAGCTGACGGCATAGATGATTTCGGTGCGCACGCCCAGCGCCGCAGCCATCGCGGCATTGTCCACCGCCGCTCGCAGCTTGATGCCGAAGGCCGTCTTTTCGAAGGTGAACCACAATGCACCCGCGACGGCCAGACCGCAGGCAATGGCGAAGATGCGGTGGGTCGCAATGGTGCGGAAGCCGAGATCGGTCGGGCCAGCCAGCTGCTGCGGCAGCGGAATGGTCTTCAGCGTCGGGCCGAAGACGAAATTGGCGATGCCGATGATGCAGAAGGTGATGCCGATGGTCATCAGCACCTGCGTCAGTTCAGGTGCACCATAAATCCGCCGGTAAAGGAAACGTTCGAGCGGTATGGCGATGATAATGGTGCCGACGATGGCAACGAGGATCGCCGCCGCATAACCGAGACCGAGGCCGTGGGCGGCATAAGAGGCGAGGTAACCGCCGATCATGGCGAAAGCGCCATGCGCCAGATTGACCACCCGCATCAGTCCCATCGTCACCGAAAGGCCGATGGAGATGATGAACAGGACCATGCCATAGGCAAGCGCATCGATAAGGATGCTGAAGACCGTCTGCATGTTGAAAAAACTCCTCCCGGTGCTGTAACGCCCGTCCGGGCCGGAACCGAACCGCCGCAAGGGCGGCTCGACCGTTGCAAGAATGCCGCCCTTGTGGCGGCGAGGCCGGTATCGCCGGTTATTTCGCGGCGGTGAGACCCGGATCGCCCTGTTTTTCGAAGGTCTGGACTTCCTTGTTGTAATAGTTGCCGTCATCGCCCTTGGCGACTTCGCGCAGATAGATGTTCTGCGTGATGTGGCGGCTTTCCGGATCGATGCTGACAGGGCCGCGCGGGCTTGTCCAGGAAAGACCCTTCACCGCCTCGACTGCCTTTTCCGCATCCTGTTTGCCGCCGGTGGCCTCGATCATCTTGCTGATGACATACATGCCGTCAAAGGCGCTAACGGCAGGGAAGGACAGTTCCTTCGGATTGCCGATCGCCTTGGTGGCGGCTTCCACGAAGGTCTTGTTCTCAGGTGAATCATGCGAGACGGCATAATGGAAGGTCGTCTGCATGCCGAGTGCGGCCTCGCCAAGTGCCGGCAGGTCGGATTCCTGCGTGAGATCGCCCGGCGCGAAGAGCTTGACGCCTGATGATTTCAGCCCGTTATCGTTGAAGGCCTTGACGAAGCCGAGCGTGGTCGGGCCTGACGGCAGGAAGGCGAAAACCCCTTGCGCGCCGGAATCCTTCACGCGCTGCATGATGGGGCTGAAATCATTGGTGGAAAGCGGCATGCGGATGGTTTCCACCACCTCACCGCCGGCGGCGGTAAATGCCGTCTTGAACGCGTTTTCGGCATCGACGCCGGGGCCGTAATCGCTGACCAGTGAAATGACCTTCTTCACACCGCCATCAAACGCCACCTTGGCAATGGGGGTGGAGGTCTGCCAGGTGGTGAACGAGGTACGCACCACATAGGGGCTTTTGGTCACGATGGCCGAAGTGGCGGCATTCATGATGACCATCGGCACATTGCCCTGCTTCAGAAGCGGCGTGACGGCCATGGCGTCGGGTGTGAAATAGAAGCCGGCGAGATATTGCACGCGTTCCTTCACCACCAGTTCCTGTGCCAGCGCCTTGGACTGCGCCGGATCGGCTTGCGGCACATCGCGATAGACGACCTCGACCGTGTCATCGCCGACCTTGTTGCCGTGAAGTGCAAACCAGGCATCGATGCCGGCCTTGAAGTTCTTGCCCTGCAACGCAAAGGGGCCGGAGAACGGACCGACCACGCCGACCTTGATTGTCTCGGCATAAGCAGCAGAACTGAAGCAGATGGCCGCGATTGCGGCGGTGATCCGTAATTTCATTGATTTTCTCCCAATTGATCCG
Encoded proteins:
- a CDS encoding branched-chain amino acid ABC transporter permease; the encoded protein is MQTVFSILIDALAYGMVLFIISIGLSVTMGLMRVVNLAHGAFAMIGGYLASYAAHGLGLGYAAAILVAIVGTIIIAIPLERFLYRRIYGAPELTQVLMTIGITFCIIGIANFVFGPTLKTIPLPQQLAGPTDLGFRTIATHRIFAIACGLAVAGALWFTFEKTAFGIKLRAAVDNAAMAAALGVRTEIIYAVSFAIAVGLAAMGGVIGAELLPVEPYYALRYMVTFLVVVSVGGAGSIPGALIACLLLGAIDTTGRYLAPEYGEFFFYLAVIVIITLFPRGLLGRAK
- a CDS encoding ABC transporter substrate-binding protein, producing the protein MKLRITAAIAAICFSSAAYAETIKVGVVGPFSGPFALQGKNFKAGIDAWFALHGNKVGDDTVEVVYRDVPQADPAQSKALAQELVVKERVQYLAGFYFTPDAMAVTPLLKQGNVPMVIMNAATSAIVTKSPYVVRTSFTTWQTSTPIAKVAFDGGVKKVISLVSDYGPGVDAENAFKTAFTAAGGEVVETIRMPLSTNDFSPIMQRVKDSGAQGVFAFLPSGPTTLGFVKAFNDNGLKSSGVKLFAPGDLTQESDLPALGEAALGMQTTFHYAVSHDSPENKTFVEAATKAIGNPKELSFPAVSAFDGMYVISKMIEATGGKQDAEKAVEAVKGLSWTSPRGPVSIDPESRHITQNIYLREVAKGDDGNYYNKEVQTFEKQGDPGLTAAK